A genomic stretch from Chryseobacterium sp. SNU WT5 includes:
- the fabD gene encoding ACP S-malonyltransferase, with amino-acid sequence MKALVFPGQGSQFVGMGKELYDSRKDVKDLMESANHILGFDILTTMFEGTAEDLKKTEVTQPAIFICSMAALKGVTGISPDMVAGHSLGEFSALVANGVLSFEDGLRLVSTRAKAMQEACDANPSSMAAILGLADDVVERICEETPGVVVPANYNCPGQLVISGETAAVEAACVNLKEAGAKRALLLPVNGAFHSPLMMPAQEKLAEAIHNTKFYKPTMQVYQNISTTSVEDPEEIKLNLIAQLTGPVRWTQSIQNMIKKGATSFVEVGPGKTLQGLIKKINSGVEVSSAL; translated from the coding sequence ATGAAAGCACTTGTATTTCCTGGACAAGGTTCACAATTCGTCGGAATGGGGAAAGAATTATATGATTCCCGAAAAGATGTTAAGGATTTGATGGAATCTGCCAATCACATTCTCGGTTTTGATATTCTGACAACGATGTTCGAAGGGACCGCAGAAGACCTAAAAAAAACAGAAGTAACACAACCCGCAATTTTTATTTGTTCTATGGCGGCTCTGAAGGGAGTCACGGGTATTTCACCTGATATGGTTGCAGGGCATTCACTGGGTGAATTTTCTGCTTTAGTTGCCAACGGCGTCTTAAGCTTTGAAGATGGTTTGCGACTGGTTTCTACCCGCGCAAAAGCGATGCAGGAAGCTTGTGATGCTAATCCAAGTTCTATGGCAGCAATTTTAGGGTTAGCTGATGATGTAGTTGAAAGAATTTGTGAAGAGACGCCTGGAGTAGTAGTTCCAGCAAATTATAACTGCCCAGGGCAATTGGTGATTTCTGGAGAAACCGCTGCAGTAGAAGCCGCCTGTGTGAATTTAAAGGAAGCAGGTGCAAAGAGAGCGTTATTGTTACCCGTGAACGGCGCATTTCATTCACCTTTGATGATGCCTGCACAGGAAAAATTAGCCGAAGCAATTCATAATACCAAGTTTTATAAACCAACCATGCAGGTTTATCAAAATATCAGCACTACATCGGTAGAAGATCCAGAGGAGATTAAATTGAATCTGATCGCGCAGCTTACTGGACCGGTACGATGGACGCAATCCATACAAAATATGATTAAAAAAGGTGCCACTTCTTTCGTAGAGGTCGGTCCTGGAAAAACCTTACAAGGATTAATCAAAAAAATTAATAGTGGAGTAGAAGTTTCATCAGCTTTATAA
- a CDS encoding RagB/SusD family nutrient uptake outer membrane protein, which yields MKNIFKIGMVSLGVLAATSCSNDFVEREFKQSVIQSDLTTVQEIQSFVRGAYVSMRSSTYYGRDYLAYGEIRSDEMFSNGGSGYYNTVRQYTMLSSDAYARDTYNQIYTMVGKTNIVINTDINKITGTSADVAKAEYYQGQAYALRAQGFFDLLKLYGQQYTGGTLGVVIPTKYDPKALVGRSTIAQTETQIENDFNKALAMMTARVANDTPSNKTELSINALKVLMARFYLYKGDYPKVRSLTNDVIGKYSVVARDLYQPSFDFTLRGAAPNAIWELEVGTDSSLSTSSYNQIMSYNGYKNLVVNPVAVTKYASNDIRKGLFISDGTYTYLSYQTRGKYLNRTGADNIKMIRYEEVLLNGAEAELNGGDPAKALSYYKQILANRLGPITVGSVVTSVQDQLNAITSVSLATIKLERSKELIGEGFRQWDQLRWGDTSFKPTAVNINKLAFPIPRSETDITGTPVVSNPGYDN from the coding sequence ATGAAAAATATATTTAAAATAGGCATGGTATCCCTCGGGGTCCTTGCTGCGACATCTTGTAGTAATGATTTTGTCGAGAGAGAATTTAAACAATCTGTAATTCAATCGGATCTTACTACTGTTCAAGAGATCCAGTCATTTGTAAGAGGTGCTTATGTATCCATGAGATCTTCTACTTATTATGGGCGTGATTATCTTGCATATGGAGAGATCAGATCAGATGAAATGTTTAGTAATGGGGGAAGTGGGTATTATAATACTGTAAGACAGTATACCATGCTTTCTAGTGATGCTTACGCTAGAGATACTTATAATCAGATTTATACAATGGTCGGTAAAACGAACATTGTAATTAATACAGATATAAATAAAATTACAGGTACTAGCGCTGATGTTGCGAAAGCAGAATATTATCAAGGTCAGGCTTATGCATTAAGAGCACAAGGTTTTTTCGACTTGCTAAAATTGTATGGTCAACAGTACACAGGAGGTACTTTAGGAGTAGTGATTCCTACAAAGTATGATCCGAAAGCTTTAGTTGGAAGAAGTACGATCGCTCAAACCGAGACGCAGATTGAAAATGATTTCAATAAAGCATTAGCAATGATGACTGCGAGAGTAGCAAATGATACTCCATCTAATAAGACCGAGCTTTCCATCAATGCTTTGAAAGTATTAATGGCTAGATTTTACCTTTACAAAGGTGATTATCCTAAAGTAAGATCACTTACTAATGATGTTATTGGTAAATATAGTGTTGTAGCTAGAGATCTTTATCAACCATCCTTTGATTTCACATTAAGAGGGGCTGCACCTAATGCAATTTGGGAGCTGGAAGTAGGAACAGATTCTTCTTTATCAACAAGTTCTTATAATCAGATTATGAGTTACAATGGATATAAAAATCTTGTTGTTAATCCTGTTGCAGTAACAAAATATGCAAGCAATGATATCAGAAAAGGTTTGTTTATTTCTGATGGAACTTATACTTATCTTTCTTATCAAACCAGAGGTAAATACCTTAATAGAACAGGAGCTGATAATATCAAAATGATCAGATATGAAGAAGTTCTTTTGAACGGAGCAGAAGCTGAATTAAACGGTGGGGATCCAGCGAAAGCCCTTTCATACTACAAACAAATCTTAGCAAATAGATTAGGTCCAATCACAGTTGGTTCGGTTGTAACTTCTGTTCAAGATCAGCTAAATGCAATTACTTCAGTTAGTTTAGCGACCATTAAACTGGAAAGAAGTAAGGAATTGATTGGTGAAGGATTCAGACAGTGGGATCAATTGAGATGGGGTGATACTTCTTTCAAACCTACAGCTGTAAACATTAATAAATTAGCTTTCCCAATACCAAGATCAGAAACGGATATCACTGGGACACCAGTAGTTTCTAACCCTGGTTATGATAACTAA
- the bshC gene encoding bacillithiol biosynthesis cysteine-adding enzyme BshC has protein sequence MKKLTHIPFLELESIPQLIKDFLTQKIVGFEDKVFNFENVERQIILKEQSFSSSYRSVLLQVLKDQYEGCQLTASQNQNIQYLSKDAFTITTGHQLNLFTGPSFFVYKILQTIKFAAVLNEKYSTKKFVPIFWMASEDHDFEEINHFKTESNYYETKAKSGGAVGRIKIEDDFFLQQFEEEFENSVFGTELILLLKRAYRKGNTLAQATRIIVQELFSEYGLLVIDGDDDRLKAEMKTPFKEELLQQNLYNTTKETVSFLSHEYGKVQVNPREINLFYLSETRDRIAFENGKYVIVDKDLHFSKEEILEELESHPERFSPNALMRPVFQETILPNIAYIGGNAEIMYWLELKDYFKHLNLPFPLLIPRNSMLMIPQKTISKAEKLDLRITDLFKNFSTLSKKILLKDNRILNLLDEQEIILTKHFAQLKNQAESTDKTFGNLVQAEQTRQLKSFERMKKRLLRAEKIKQHEKLERLENIFLSVHPGKIWQERTYNFSVFYSDLGKEWLDTCYEGMEIDNSELIIFTV, from the coding sequence TTGAAAAAACTTACTCACATACCGTTTTTAGAACTTGAAAGCATTCCGCAGCTGATCAAAGATTTCCTCACGCAGAAAATTGTTGGTTTTGAAGATAAAGTTTTTAATTTTGAAAATGTAGAAAGACAGATAATACTAAAAGAACAATCTTTCAGTTCTTCATATAGAAGTGTCCTGCTGCAAGTTTTAAAAGACCAATACGAAGGTTGCCAATTAACTGCTTCCCAAAATCAAAATATACAGTATTTATCTAAAGATGCTTTTACCATAACTACAGGACACCAACTCAATCTTTTTACGGGACCTTCCTTTTTTGTTTATAAAATTTTGCAAACCATTAAATTTGCTGCAGTTTTAAATGAGAAATATTCCACTAAAAAATTTGTACCTATATTTTGGATGGCATCAGAAGATCATGATTTTGAAGAAATCAATCATTTCAAAACAGAGTCCAACTATTACGAAACAAAAGCGAAATCTGGTGGTGCAGTAGGAAGAATAAAGATAGAAGACGATTTCTTTCTTCAACAGTTTGAAGAAGAATTTGAAAACTCTGTTTTCGGGACCGAGTTGATTTTACTTTTAAAAAGAGCATATAGGAAAGGAAACACGCTTGCTCAAGCCACAAGAATTATTGTTCAGGAGCTTTTTTCTGAATATGGACTGTTAGTTATTGATGGTGATGACGACAGATTGAAAGCCGAAATGAAAACCCCTTTCAAAGAAGAACTTTTACAACAGAATTTATACAACACTACCAAGGAAACAGTTTCTTTTCTATCCCATGAATATGGAAAAGTACAGGTGAATCCCCGCGAGATTAATTTATTTTACCTCTCAGAAACCCGGGATAGAATTGCTTTCGAAAATGGTAAATATGTGATTGTTGATAAAGACCTGCATTTTTCTAAAGAGGAAATCTTAGAAGAATTGGAAAGTCATCCGGAAAGATTTAGTCCTAATGCTTTAATGCGACCTGTTTTCCAAGAAACTATCTTACCAAACATCGCTTACATTGGTGGAAATGCAGAAATCATGTATTGGCTGGAATTGAAAGATTATTTCAAACATTTAAACCTTCCATTCCCACTTTTGATTCCTCGTAATTCGATGTTGATGATCCCTCAGAAAACGATTTCAAAAGCCGAGAAATTGGATTTGCGAATTACTGATCTGTTTAAAAACTTCTCCACATTATCAAAGAAAATCTTATTAAAGGATAACAGGATTTTAAATTTATTAGATGAACAGGAAATTATTTTAACCAAGCATTTTGCGCAATTAAAGAATCAGGCGGAATCGACAGACAAAACGTTTGGTAATTTAGTGCAAGCTGAGCAAACTCGTCAGCTGAAATCTTTTGAAAGAATGAAGAAAAGATTATTACGGGCAGAAAAAATTAAACAACACGAAAAGTTAGAGCGGTTAGAAAATATTTTTCTCTCCGTACATCCCGGAAAGATCTGGCAAGAAAGAACATATAACTTCTCTGTGTTCTATTCGGATCTTGGAAAGGAGTGGTTGGATACTTGTTATGAGGGAATGGAAATTGACAATTCAGAATTAATAATTTTTACTGTTTAA
- a CDS encoding putative porin: MKYLFISIFFCFSFHAQTLNKTDSNRLISQDTVVVDSGKQDSLKIFKPTINDYTYRTQFSEKKVFENELSSDKTYIFSQYNDQDNFGKVQFANIGSGFQPLVYKVNTEQNLSLLPSNKTYFIKEIDQIRYYDVKTPTTTFVYHNAVKNGAVLHTTYTQNIGKDFNFAVEYTGLRSQGNYLNSLASNNNTQFSGHYLSKNGKYEAFAHFTHQNVNNQENGGIADVNLFLNGSSNFNNRENLQVNLNNSNSQFSYRRYYFSQEFKPFASERFPFKIRHTIFHQGNKFYYQQSSLESYYNTNPTDLIDYSNSSKKYSKNLSNTVSILFDKKNFKLDAGIRYQNIKLGIGQELPSYLNIPQELSENRLGAVGNIVVKLWDKVELNSNLELSSGKQFGSYLRSQNLLKFEPIPGYFVNAKVNFQTSSPSFNLLINPSVYRRFNYYLENPKNEAITEIGGDVNLKWFKSNVFANFYRIDNFTYLNEMSQPQQSSTSMNISQIGGEATFSYGKFHINPKVLFQSALGNNDLIPMPNFVGRANLYWQSKAFKEAAEIQTGIKVHYFSKFASREYFPVVNEFILPSQNSYSIGGQPIADVYFNLKVKRMTIFIEGQHLNTTFMKNNSFTAPNYPLYDFRLNLGIVWYLFS; the protein is encoded by the coding sequence ATGAAATATCTTTTTATCTCTATTTTTTTCTGTTTTTCTTTTCATGCTCAAACTCTTAATAAAACAGACTCCAACAGACTGATCTCTCAGGATACTGTGGTGGTAGATTCCGGTAAGCAAGACTCTTTGAAAATTTTCAAACCAACCATTAACGATTATACTTATAGAACTCAATTTTCAGAAAAGAAAGTTTTTGAAAATGAACTTAGTAGTGACAAGACCTACATTTTCTCGCAGTACAACGATCAGGATAATTTTGGAAAGGTTCAGTTTGCTAATATCGGTTCAGGGTTTCAACCTTTAGTTTATAAAGTGAATACCGAACAGAATCTATCGCTTTTACCGAGTAACAAAACTTATTTTATTAAAGAAATTGATCAGATACGTTATTACGACGTAAAAACACCCACGACTACTTTTGTATATCATAATGCTGTTAAAAATGGCGCAGTTCTTCATACGACTTATACCCAAAATATAGGTAAAGATTTTAATTTTGCTGTAGAATATACGGGACTGAGATCACAAGGGAATTATCTTAATTCTTTAGCATCCAATAACAATACGCAGTTTTCCGGACACTATTTGTCAAAAAATGGAAAATACGAAGCTTTCGCTCATTTTACTCATCAGAATGTAAACAATCAAGAGAATGGTGGTATTGCAGATGTTAATTTATTTCTCAATGGAAGCTCTAACTTTAATAATCGTGAGAATTTACAGGTGAACCTAAATAATTCTAATTCTCAATTTAGCTACAGACGCTATTATTTCAGTCAAGAATTTAAACCTTTTGCTTCAGAGCGATTTCCTTTTAAAATTAGACATACTATTTTCCATCAGGGTAATAAATTTTATTATCAACAATCGTCCTTGGAATCCTATTATAATACAAATCCTACCGATTTGATTGACTATTCAAATTCATCAAAAAAATATTCTAAGAACTTAAGTAACACGGTTAGTATTCTATTTGATAAAAAAAACTTTAAACTTGATGCAGGTATTCGTTATCAAAATATAAAATTAGGGATAGGGCAAGAACTCCCTTCTTATTTAAATATTCCACAGGAATTATCAGAGAATCGCCTTGGAGCTGTTGGGAATATCGTAGTGAAGCTCTGGGATAAAGTAGAACTTAATTCAAATCTGGAGCTTTCTAGTGGAAAACAGTTTGGTAGTTATTTGCGGTCACAGAATCTTTTGAAGTTCGAACCTATTCCAGGTTATTTTGTGAATGCTAAAGTTAATTTTCAAACTTCTTCACCAAGTTTTAATTTATTGATCAATCCGTCCGTCTACCGCAGATTTAATTATTATTTAGAGAATCCCAAAAATGAAGCGATTACAGAAATAGGTGGAGATGTTAATTTGAAGTGGTTTAAAAGTAACGTATTCGCTAACTTTTACCGAATCGATAATTTTACATACTTAAATGAAATGTCGCAGCCGCAGCAGAGTTCCACGTCAATGAATATTTCGCAGATTGGGGGTGAAGCTACCTTTTCGTACGGAAAGTTTCATATTAACCCAAAAGTATTGTTTCAAAGTGCATTGGGAAATAATGATTTAATTCCTATGCCTAATTTTGTTGGTAGAGCAAATCTATATTGGCAGTCGAAAGCTTTTAAAGAGGCTGCTGAAATACAAACAGGTATAAAAGTACATTATTTTTCTAAGTTTGCCTCGCGAGAATATTTCCCCGTTGTGAACGAGTTTATATTGCCGAGTCAGAACTCTTATTCTATTGGCGGACAGCCAATTGCTGATGTTTATTTTAATTTGAAAGTAAAAAGAATGACCATCTTTATTGAGGGTCAACATCTTAATACTACCTTTATGAAGAATAATTCATTTACTGCACCTAATTATCCTCTCTACGATTTTAGATTAAATCTTGGGATAGTATGGTATCTTTTTAGCTAA
- a CDS encoding LysM peptidoglycan-binding domain-containing protein — protein MIKKFFIIAGLTAFAGLSAQKTHTVVKGDNPYNIAKRYGMTVDDLVKLNPSTKSGTINIGEVLIVNKSAKTSSATTSKVESYSGSISSKLGKIALKPKQTIYGITKQYRISESDLRQLNPEIDSNMKIGDLVVLPLSKIEKYGDADQGAVQNVQPETQPVKSVTVTPSSSTKKANENSYTIEAKDNYYKLSRKFNISQKELFALNRGLEDKGLQPGDIIIVKGANVSEKNAATNAVVSTEKASVQTYTSTSFADDYVTYTVQEGDTVFGLLNKFGITLDNLLTLNPNLSEGLKSGMILKIKKLDAAYVKKSGNALNVVLMLPFGFDSNDSKYRNLSLDFLAGAKLAIERNVKSGQSLDIKVIDAGNEKSFKNSLTQINQNNTDLIIGPFFKSSVLEALEYVKTSKIPIVAPFANSDDLLVHSNLIIVETNELIYADRIVKEVKDVFSDQKIYIVADNDQSMSKYLKSNLEKTLKNPNIIVVKSAAEIQLDQNMMTGQPAPVIAILANNNDDIGEAFANKLIAASKEASGIKAFSMYYSPVFDKKSDELSQSNLVYIMDRKIDTEGDFEREILAAYKAKYCKSPSKYAVIGFDVVNDMLSRENKKGEIFKQMNKVQTQLGTKFEFERTKSGAYVNKGYRVVRLLPQ, from the coding sequence ATGATCAAAAAGTTTTTTATTATAGCTGGTCTAACAGCATTTGCGGGTTTATCTGCCCAAAAAACCCACACCGTGGTAAAGGGAGATAATCCTTACAATATTGCTAAACGATATGGCATGACCGTGGATGATTTGGTGAAATTAAATCCGAGTACAAAAAGCGGTACGATCAACATTGGTGAAGTATTGATTGTAAATAAATCGGCCAAAACCTCGTCTGCCACTACGTCTAAAGTTGAGTCTTATTCTGGATCAATTTCAAGTAAATTAGGAAAGATCGCACTTAAACCTAAACAAACTATTTACGGAATTACCAAGCAATATCGAATTTCAGAAAGTGATTTGCGCCAGTTAAATCCAGAAATCGATTCCAATATGAAAATTGGTGACCTTGTAGTTTTACCTTTATCCAAAATCGAAAAATATGGAGATGCAGATCAAGGAGCGGTTCAAAATGTTCAACCTGAAACCCAACCGGTAAAAAGTGTAACGGTTACCCCATCATCTTCAACAAAGAAAGCTAATGAGAATTCATATACCATTGAAGCGAAAGATAACTATTATAAACTTTCTAGAAAATTCAATATTAGTCAAAAAGAGCTTTTTGCGTTAAATCGTGGATTAGAAGACAAAGGTTTGCAACCAGGTGACATAATTATTGTTAAAGGCGCGAATGTTTCAGAAAAGAACGCGGCAACAAATGCGGTGGTCTCAACGGAAAAAGCATCAGTTCAAACATATACATCTACTTCTTTTGCAGATGATTATGTTACTTATACCGTTCAGGAAGGTGATACGGTTTTTGGTCTTTTAAATAAATTTGGAATTACACTTGATAATTTATTAACGCTAAATCCTAATCTTTCAGAAGGTTTGAAATCAGGGATGATTTTGAAAATAAAAAAATTAGATGCAGCTTACGTAAAAAAATCGGGTAATGCACTTAATGTTGTATTGATGTTGCCTTTCGGGTTTGATAGTAATGACTCAAAATACCGAAATCTATCACTGGATTTTCTTGCGGGTGCCAAACTGGCAATAGAGCGTAACGTGAAAAGTGGTCAAAGTCTTGATATTAAAGTAATCGATGCTGGAAACGAGAAAAGTTTTAAAAATTCTTTAACGCAAATAAATCAGAATAATACCGATTTAATTATTGGTCCATTCTTCAAATCGAGTGTTTTAGAGGCGTTGGAATATGTAAAAACCAGCAAAATTCCAATTGTAGCACCTTTTGCTAATTCTGATGACTTGTTGGTTCACTCAAATTTAATTATCGTAGAAACGAATGAATTAATTTATGCAGACCGTATCGTAAAAGAAGTCAAAGACGTGTTTTCTGATCAAAAGATTTATATCGTAGCAGATAATGACCAGTCGATGTCGAAATATCTGAAGAGTAATCTTGAGAAAACGTTAAAAAATCCAAACATAATTGTCGTAAAATCAGCTGCTGAGATTCAGTTAGATCAAAATATGATGACCGGGCAGCCAGCTCCTGTAATTGCGATTTTAGCAAATAACAACGATGATATTGGTGAGGCATTCGCCAATAAATTGATTGCAGCATCCAAGGAAGCTTCAGGTATTAAGGCTTTCAGCATGTATTATTCTCCAGTTTTTGATAAAAAAAGTGATGAATTGAGCCAAAGTAATTTGGTTTACATAATGGATAGAAAGATTGATACTGAAGGTGATTTTGAGAGAGAGATTTTGGCTGCATACAAAGCCAAATATTGTAAATCGCCTTCGAAATATGCAGTGATAGGTTTCGATGTCGTAAACGATATGTTGAGCCGTGAAAATAAAAAAGGAGAGATTTTCAAACAAATGAATAAAGTACAGACCCAATTGGGTACTAAATTTGAGTTCGAAAGAACAAAATCTGGTGCTTATGTTAACAAAGGTTACAGAGTGGTGCGTTTGCTTCCCCAATAA
- a CDS encoding GYDIA family GHMP kinase, giving the protein MIFSHGKLLLTSEYVVLDGALALAVPTKWGQEFFIEEISDHRSTVYWTALHQGKPWLNAEIDYHRQIISNTNIPDAAEFILKVLLKVQQLSFTQLRADSSYKIITNLQFPADFGLGSSSTLMNNLAQWAEIDAFELNESCLGGSGYDIAVAQKKNAILYQSQPKRTITETQFNPLFKDELIFIHLNQKQNSRDGINLYRSRDKSDALIEEFSIITRKVLEANSLEEFSELMTLHEKKLSDFLGIETVKEKFFENCPVFVKSLGAWGGDFVLSSRFLGFEAYFRERGFSTIFSYDELIY; this is encoded by the coding sequence ATGATTTTTTCCCACGGAAAATTATTGCTCACGTCTGAATATGTCGTCCTTGACGGCGCTTTAGCTCTTGCCGTACCTACAAAATGGGGGCAAGAGTTTTTTATTGAAGAAATTTCAGATCACAGGTCTACTGTTTATTGGACTGCTTTACATCAGGGAAAACCATGGTTAAATGCTGAAATTGACTATCATCGACAAATAATTTCAAACACCAATATTCCAGATGCTGCAGAGTTTATTCTCAAAGTTCTTTTAAAAGTACAACAGTTATCCTTTACGCAACTACGGGCAGATTCTTCTTACAAGATCATTACTAATTTACAATTTCCTGCAGATTTCGGTTTAGGAAGCAGTTCAACACTGATGAATAATTTAGCACAATGGGCAGAAATTGATGCTTTTGAACTTAACGAATCTTGTTTGGGAGGCAGCGGTTATGATATTGCTGTTGCCCAGAAAAAGAATGCCATTCTTTATCAATCTCAGCCAAAACGGACCATTACAGAAACTCAGTTTAATCCCTTATTCAAAGATGAATTAATTTTCATTCATTTGAATCAGAAGCAGAATAGCCGTGATGGGATTAATCTATACCGATCTCGCGATAAATCAGATGCGCTCATTGAAGAGTTTTCTATCATTACCAGAAAAGTTTTAGAAGCAAATAGTTTAGAAGAATTTTCGGAATTAATGACTCTTCACGAAAAAAAATTAAGTGACTTCCTAGGTATCGAAACAGTAAAAGAAAAATTTTTCGAAAACTGCCCGGTTTTTGTAAAAAGCTTGGGTGCCTGGGGTGGAGATTTTGTGCTTAGCAGTAGATTTTTAGGTTTTGAAGCCTATTTTCGGGAACGAGGTTTTTCTACTATTTTTAGTTACGATGAGTTAATCTATTGA
- the pckA gene encoding phosphoenolpyruvate carboxykinase (ATP) codes for MKNIKIIQQLHDLGITGYEEVSYNPTYEEMYIAEMSSKNVGFEKGAVTESGAVAVKTGVFTGRSPKDRFIVKDDVSKDTIHWDGKVNVPTTPEVFESCKNLVLKQLSSSKKIYVVDAFCGTNPDTRLKVRFIMEVAWQAHFVTNMFIRPSNYELENYGEPDFIVMNGSKATNPNWKEQGLNSDNFVMFNLTEKMQIIGGTWYGGEMKKGMFAMMNYYLPLKGMASMHCSANVGEDGDVALFFGLSGTGKTTLSADPKRYLIGDDEHGWDDNGVFNFEGGCYAKVIDLSEEKEPDIFKAIRRDSLLENVVVNEYGEADYTDKSITENTRVSYPIYHINKIVLPSKAGHAKKIVYLSADAFGVLPPVSLLNDDQAQYHFLCGYTSKLAGTERGITEPQPSFSPAFGEAFLTLHPTMYSKTLIGKMKEHGAKAYLVNTGWNGTGKRISLKDTRAIIDAIIDGSIDKAEKTTIPVMNLEIPTALPNVSEGLLDPRATYANASEWEEKAKDLAARYIKNFEQYCNTEEGKRLVAAGPQI; via the coding sequence ATGAAGAACATTAAAATCATTCAGCAACTCCACGATTTAGGAATAACAGGTTATGAAGAAGTATCGTATAACCCGACCTACGAAGAAATGTATATCGCAGAAATGTCCTCTAAAAATGTAGGTTTTGAAAAAGGGGCGGTAACTGAATCAGGAGCTGTAGCAGTGAAAACCGGAGTCTTTACCGGACGTTCACCAAAAGACCGTTTTATTGTAAAAGATGATGTCAGCAAAGATACGATCCATTGGGATGGGAAGGTTAATGTACCTACAACTCCTGAAGTTTTTGAAAGTTGCAAGAATTTGGTTTTAAAGCAACTATCTTCATCAAAGAAAATATATGTAGTAGATGCATTCTGCGGAACCAATCCTGATACAAGATTAAAAGTCCGATTTATCATGGAAGTCGCCTGGCAGGCGCATTTTGTAACCAACATGTTTATTCGTCCTTCTAACTATGAATTAGAAAATTATGGTGAACCGGATTTCATCGTAATGAATGGTTCAAAAGCTACAAATCCAAACTGGAAGGAACAAGGTCTTAATTCTGATAATTTTGTGATGTTTAATCTGACTGAAAAAATGCAGATTATTGGAGGGACCTGGTATGGTGGAGAAATGAAGAAAGGAATGTTTGCTATGATGAACTATTATCTTCCATTAAAAGGAATGGCTTCTATGCACTGTTCTGCAAATGTTGGAGAGGATGGTGATGTAGCCTTATTCTTTGGATTGTCTGGAACAGGGAAAACCACACTTTCTGCAGATCCGAAAAGATATCTGATAGGAGACGATGAGCATGGCTGGGACGACAATGGAGTATTCAATTTTGAAGGTGGATGTTATGCAAAGGTAATTGACCTTTCCGAAGAGAAAGAACCGGATATTTTTAAAGCGATCAGAAGAGATTCTTTATTAGAGAATGTCGTAGTTAATGAATATGGTGAAGCAGATTATACAGATAAATCAATAACTGAAAATACGAGAGTTTCCTATCCAATTTACCACATTAATAAAATTGTTTTGCCTTCCAAAGCAGGACATGCTAAAAAGATTGTCTATTTGTCAGCAGATGCCTTTGGGGTATTGCCTCCGGTTTCGCTTCTGAACGACGATCAGGCACAATATCATTTCCTTTGTGGTTATACTTCTAAGTTAGCAGGAACAGAAAGAGGAATTACAGAACCTCAACCATCATTCTCTCCAGCATTTGGAGAAGCTTTTCTTACTTTACATCCAACGATGTATTCTAAAACACTGATTGGCAAAATGAAAGAGCATGGTGCTAAGGCTTATTTGGTAAACACAGGATGGAACGGGACCGGAAAAAGAATTTCTTTAAAAGATACCCGTGCGATTATTGATGCTATTATTGATGGATCAATTGATAAGGCAGAAAAAACGACAATTCCGGTAATGAATTTAGAAATTCCAACGGCGTTACCAAATGTTTCCGAAGGACTTCTGGATCCTAGAGCTACTTACGCCAACGCTTCTGAATGGGAAGAAAAAGCAAAAGATCTAGCTGCTCGTTATATCAAAAATTTCGAACAGTATTGTAATACAGAAGAAGGTAAAAGATTAGTTGCGGCAGGTCCACAGATCTAA